From a single Aggregatilinea lenta genomic region:
- a CDS encoding DUF6159 family protein, with product MIARLYNSWALVKASAAVLRSDKELILFPLVSLIASVIITITFAVPMALAGLFDEASTGGDFGPAGIVIGFLFYFVMYTVVIFTNTALVGASLIRLRGGDPTLRDGYDIAMSHLSQILGYAAISATVGVILRAISERGGIVGRIVASLVGFGWNLATFLVVPILVVEDIGPVEAIKRSSSLLKRTWGEQIAGNFSIGLIFGLLGLAIIVVTAPLIAAAASAGAAFAVVMLVGLLVVVLVGLGLVSSALNGIYVAALYRYAVEGEVSEQFGSELIVTAFRPK from the coding sequence ATGATTGCACGACTGTATAACAGTTGGGCGCTGGTCAAGGCCAGCGCGGCGGTTTTGCGCTCCGACAAGGAACTGATTCTCTTCCCGCTGGTGTCGCTCATCGCCAGCGTGATCATCACGATCACCTTCGCGGTGCCGATGGCGCTGGCGGGCCTGTTCGACGAGGCCAGCACCGGCGGCGATTTCGGCCCGGCGGGCATCGTGATCGGCTTCCTGTTCTATTTCGTGATGTACACCGTGGTGATCTTCACCAACACGGCCCTGGTCGGCGCGTCCTTGATCCGGCTGCGCGGCGGTGACCCCACCTTGCGCGACGGGTACGACATCGCCATGTCGCACCTGTCCCAGATCCTCGGCTACGCAGCGATCTCGGCGACGGTCGGCGTCATCCTGCGCGCCATCAGCGAGCGCGGGGGGATCGTGGGCCGGATCGTGGCGTCGCTGGTCGGCTTTGGCTGGAATCTGGCGACCTTTCTGGTCGTGCCGATCCTGGTTGTGGAGGATATCGGCCCGGTGGAGGCCATCAAGCGCAGCAGCAGTCTGCTCAAGCGCACCTGGGGCGAGCAGATCGCGGGGAACTTCAGCATCGGGCTGATCTTCGGGTTGCTCGGCCTTGCGATCATTGTGGTAACTGCTCCCCTGATCGCGGCGGCAGCCTCGGCGGGCGCGGCCTTCGCCGTCGTGATGCTGGTCGGGCTGCTGGTAGTGGTCCTGGTCGGGCTGGGACTGGTCAGCTCCGCCCTGAACGGCATTTACGTCGCGGCGCTGTACCGCTACGCGGTCGAGGGCGAGGTCAGCGAGCAGTTCGGCTCGGAACTGATCGTGACGGCCTTCCGCCCGAAGTAA
- a CDS encoding histidine phosphatase family protein, which produces MRLILVRNGQSQNSSQGEDNGLSELGKKQAELLGQWLRAYEPGITSLVSSPARCTRETTSILNRYVSMPVSVDDDLRDTDRHLLMELPRLVHPADIGPHYYILPHDNYYQRFAEQTRRVVNRLLENPSSINTVVVVCETGIAATIVRMLLRCHHMHVWMHHTAMHYLTWQEGLWDLRGVNYIPHLTHDMLTI; this is translated from the coding sequence ATGCGTTTAATTCTAGTCCGTAATGGGCAATCGCAGAACAGCAGCCAGGGGGAAGACAACGGCCTGTCCGAACTGGGCAAGAAGCAGGCGGAGCTGCTGGGACAATGGCTGCGGGCCTACGAGCCGGGAATTACATCCCTCGTAAGTAGTCCGGCGCGCTGCACGCGCGAGACGACATCGATTCTTAACCGCTACGTCTCCATGCCGGTCAGCGTGGACGACGACCTGCGCGACACCGACCGGCACCTGCTGATGGAGCTGCCGCGCCTGGTGCATCCCGCCGACATCGGACCGCACTACTACATTCTGCCGCACGACAACTACTACCAGCGCTTTGCCGAACAGACCCGGCGCGTTGTGAACCGCCTGCTCGAAAATCCCTCGTCGATTAACACCGTGGTCGTCGTGTGCGAGACGGGCATCGCCGCGACCATCGTGCGCATGCTGCTGCGCTGCCATCACATGCATGTGTGGATGCACCACACGGCCATGCACTACCTGACGTGGCAGGAAGGGCTGTGGGATCTGCGCGGCGTCAACTACATCCCGCACCTGACGCACGATATGCTGACGATTTGA
- a CDS encoding Gfo/Idh/MocA family protein: MGDQSRGDVLRVALVGTGFGARVQLPAFMGLAGTSVAALCGRSAEKTQRIADEHGVPGAYTDYRRMLDEVKPDIVSIVTPPVLHAEMTLAAFEAGAHVLCEKPLAMNAAEVQQMLDAAQRRNRVHVVDHEFRYFPARYYQRVLVDQGYVGQPVLLEATFMSPVRWNPAHPWTWWYDAAQGGGLWGAIGSHYVDAFHWLRGRDPRAVTAMLSTSPRYATRPAPDGNGTLPVTADDSAVVTIEYASGLRGVINLCAVAAGESRRLAVHGTEGALVVEDELRLLGRRGDEALHEIPIPPEYEPPMWVPEGVLNLGPFAKLAGLMVDAIHGHAVVQPPTFEDGLIVQRVLDAARQSSAEGRRVEIV, translated from the coding sequence ATGGGCGATCAAAGCCGAGGGGACGTGCTGCGCGTCGCGCTGGTGGGCACCGGTTTCGGCGCGCGCGTACAGCTTCCCGCGTTCATGGGGCTGGCCGGGACGTCCGTCGCGGCGCTGTGTGGCCGGTCCGCCGAAAAGACGCAGCGCATCGCGGACGAGCACGGCGTGCCGGGCGCATACACGGACTACCGGCGCATGCTGGACGAAGTGAAGCCGGATATCGTGAGCATTGTGACGCCGCCCGTGCTGCACGCGGAGATGACGCTGGCGGCGTTTGAGGCGGGCGCGCACGTCCTGTGCGAAAAACCCCTGGCTATGAACGCCGCCGAAGTGCAGCAGATGCTGGACGCGGCCCAACGCCGGAACCGGGTGCACGTGGTCGATCACGAGTTCCGCTACTTTCCCGCGCGCTACTACCAGCGCGTGCTGGTCGATCAGGGCTACGTGGGCCAGCCGGTGCTGCTCGAAGCGACGTTCATGTCACCTGTGCGCTGGAACCCGGCACACCCGTGGACGTGGTGGTACGACGCGGCGCAGGGCGGTGGGCTATGGGGCGCGATTGGCTCGCATTACGTGGACGCATTTCACTGGCTGCGTGGGCGCGATCCGCGTGCGGTGACGGCAATGCTGAGCACGTCGCCGCGCTACGCGACCCGGCCCGCGCCGGATGGTAACGGCACGCTGCCCGTCACGGCGGACGACAGCGCTGTGGTGACGATCGAGTATGCGAGCGGGCTGCGCGGCGTGATCAACCTGTGCGCGGTTGCGGCGGGTGAGTCCCGGCGGCTGGCCGTGCACGGGACCGAGGGCGCGCTGGTGGTCGAGGATGAGCTGCGGCTGCTGGGCCGCCGGGGCGACGAAGCGCTGCACGAGATCCCGATCCCGCCGGAGTACGAGCCGCCGATGTGGGTCCCTGAGGGTGTCTTGAATCTCGGCCCGTTCGCCAAGCTGGCCGGGCTGATGGTGGACGCGATTCACGGGCACGCGGTGGTGCAGCCGCCGACGTTCGAGGACGGGTTGATCGTGCAGCGCGTGCTCGACGCGGCGCGGCAGTCCAGCGCCGAAGGGCGGCGGGTGGAGATAGTGTAA
- a CDS encoding transposase, whose amino-acid sequence MEPEPHFETFNRRSIRLRDYDYSQAGAYFVTMCTHRRACLFGDVVDDDVELNALGCIVMTTWESLPGRYPQITLDAFVIMPNHVHGIIMIEDGERPVGAIHELPLPNTRYRRRTMTLPLVVGYFKMNASKQINRTRLMPGAPVWQRNYYEHIIRGDDDLGRIRAYIALNPRHWALDRENPASHKERLPNGSLLDGTAEQGVTSGGRPSRSVPSRTAR is encoded by the coding sequence ATGGAGCCTGAGCCTCATTTTGAAACCTTCAACCGCCGCTCCATCCGGCTGCGTGATTACGATTACAGCCAGGCCGGAGCCTATTTCGTCACGATGTGCACGCACCGACGCGCGTGCCTATTTGGTGACGTGGTCGATGATGACGTGGAATTGAACGCGTTGGGGTGCATTGTGATGACCACCTGGGAGTCTTTGCCAGGACGCTACCCGCAGATCACCCTGGATGCGTTTGTCATCATGCCGAACCATGTGCATGGCATCATTATGATTGAGGACGGCGAACGCCCCGTAGGGGCAATTCATGAATTGCCCCTACCGAACACTCGCTACCGGCGCCGTACCATGACATTGCCCCTGGTTGTCGGGTATTTCAAAATGAATGCGTCCAAACAAATCAACCGCACGCGCCTCATGCCTGGCGCTCCGGTGTGGCAGCGTAATTATTACGAGCACATCATCCGGGGCGACGACGATCTGGGCCGCATTCGCGCTTATATCGCGCTCAACCCGCGGCACTGGGCGCTGGACCGGGAAAACCCCGCATCACACAAAGAGAGGCTCCCAAACGGGAGCCTCTTGGATGGTACGGCAGAGCAGGGTGTTACTTCGGGCGGAAGGCCGTCACGATCAGTTCCGAGCCGAACTGCTCGCTGA
- a CDS encoding peptidylprolyl isomerase: protein MRRRFGMWGAIPVVVLLVALLAACGSTSPEDSGVVLIEDGADETLVAQTAWAQQHPTVTAGPSPTASLTPTPYTMPTTAPDVDTTQAITRVGSEEITLEEYQERVRFERWLPLRRLAHQVETQGIEQTLDLTLADNQNTLALFATLADSYSFGVQVQRILVIEAIATQEAIRRGVEIDPTQYDAKMALYLGLQVGDGGQLPPEFDEAYAAFLDEMKTYTGMTEEDFRHLVRAQTLYDELKFIISQEPGAVQSDQVNVGVNVEDILVGSEADAEQVIARLQAGDTMTDIAESFGLTSSSGASSRTIRTDDSTLPRDVRNTVFSADPGDIIGPFELSEGWYVAKVGQPVFDVPQPEDLDAMRQQHFLDWVEAQMDDPDYTVDYDNWVEYTPQEPLPRDVSPLLSEENMVLPASSSTTEDLGLADPQLDAEMDAIETPVGTAAAPETMADATAAATEAAR from the coding sequence ATGAGACGTCGTTTTGGAATGTGGGGAGCGATCCCGGTCGTGGTGCTGTTGGTGGCGCTGCTGGCCGCGTGTGGCTCGACGAGTCCTGAAGATTCGGGCGTGGTATTGATCGAAGACGGCGCGGACGAAACGCTCGTCGCGCAGACGGCCTGGGCGCAGCAGCATCCGACGGTCACCGCCGGGCCGTCGCCCACCGCGTCGCTGACGCCAACGCCGTATACGATGCCGACCACCGCGCCGGACGTGGATACCACACAGGCGATCACACGCGTCGGTTCCGAAGAGATCACGCTGGAAGAGTACCAGGAACGCGTGCGCTTTGAGCGCTGGCTGCCACTGCGCCGCCTGGCGCATCAGGTGGAGACGCAGGGCATCGAGCAGACGCTCGACCTGACGCTGGCCGACAACCAGAACACACTCGCGTTGTTCGCGACCCTGGCCGACAGCTACAGCTTCGGCGTACAGGTGCAGCGCATCCTGGTGATCGAGGCGATCGCCACGCAGGAAGCGATCCGGCGCGGGGTGGAGATCGACCCGACGCAGTATGACGCCAAGATGGCGCTCTATCTGGGCTTGCAGGTGGGTGACGGCGGGCAGCTTCCGCCGGAGTTCGACGAGGCATACGCGGCCTTCCTCGACGAGATGAAGACGTACACGGGCATGACCGAGGAAGACTTCCGGCATCTCGTGCGCGCGCAAACGCTCTATGACGAGCTGAAGTTCATCATTAGCCAGGAGCCGGGTGCGGTGCAGTCCGATCAGGTTAACGTGGGCGTGAACGTGGAAGACATCCTGGTCGGCAGCGAAGCGGACGCGGAACAGGTGATCGCGCGCTTGCAGGCCGGGGACACAATGACCGACATCGCGGAATCGTTCGGGTTGACCTCGTCGAGCGGTGCCTCGTCGCGCACGATCCGCACCGACGATTCGACGCTGCCCAGGGACGTGCGGAATACGGTCTTCAGCGCGGACCCCGGCGACATCATCGGGCCGTTCGAGCTGTCCGAGGGCTGGTATGTGGCGAAGGTCGGGCAGCCAGTGTTCGACGTGCCGCAGCCGGAAGACCTCGACGCGATGCGCCAGCAGCATTTCCTTGACTGGGTCGAGGCGCAGATGGACGATCCTGACTATACGGTCGATTACGACAACTGGGTCGAATATACGCCGCAGGAGCCGCTGCCGCGTGATGTGTCGCCGCTGCTGAGCGAGGAAAACATGGTCCTGCCCGCGTCGTCGAGCACGACTGAAGATCTGGGCCTCGCCGATCCGCAGCTCGACGCGGAGATGGACGCCATCGAGACGCCGGTTGGCACAGCGGCTGCGCCTGAGACGATGGCAGATGCGACCGCCGCCGCGACAGAAGCGGCCCGGTAA
- a CDS encoding ATP-dependent 6-phosphofructokinase has product MKRIAVLTSGGDAPGMNAAIRAVVRTGIDRGWDVYGVHHGYKGLMTGDFHLLGARDVGGIIQLGGTVLGSARAPEFKTADGRREALRELNQRGIEALVVIGGNGSQTGAYELHQLGFPVVGIGSTIDNDLFGADITIGVDTALNIALEAIDRLKVTASSHQRAFLVETMGRNSGYLALMAGIAGGAEAVVLPEFKTEPELLADEIRQAYERGKAHAIIVVAEGASLDANELAHYFAEHEEKLGFSLRVTQLGHVQRGGMPGAFDRTLATRLGAKAVACLDAGDSGVIAVQRAGEITTVTHEDAVGKPKPLDAELYELARVLAK; this is encoded by the coding sequence ATGAAACGTATAGCGGTCCTCACCAGTGGCGGCGACGCCCCCGGCATGAACGCCGCGATCCGCGCCGTGGTGCGCACCGGCATCGACCGGGGCTGGGACGTGTACGGCGTGCATCACGGATACAAGGGCCTGATGACGGGTGACTTTCACCTGCTGGGCGCGCGCGATGTAGGCGGCATCATCCAATTGGGCGGTACGGTGCTGGGCAGCGCCCGCGCACCGGAATTCAAGACCGCGGACGGGCGGCGCGAAGCCCTGCGCGAGCTGAATCAGCGCGGCATCGAGGCGCTGGTCGTCATCGGCGGCAACGGCTCGCAGACCGGGGCATACGAGCTGCACCAGCTGGGCTTCCCGGTGGTCGGCATCGGCTCCACCATCGACAACGACTTGTTCGGCGCGGACATCACCATCGGCGTGGACACGGCGCTCAACATTGCGCTGGAGGCCATCGACCGCCTGAAGGTCACGGCATCGTCGCACCAGCGCGCGTTCCTGGTCGAGACGATGGGGCGCAACAGCGGTTACCTCGCGCTGATGGCAGGCATCGCAGGCGGCGCGGAAGCGGTCGTGCTGCCGGAGTTCAAGACCGAGCCGGAACTGCTGGCCGACGAGATCCGGCAGGCCTACGAGCGCGGCAAGGCGCACGCGATCATCGTCGTGGCCGAAGGCGCAAGCCTCGACGCGAACGAACTGGCGCACTATTTCGCAGAACACGAGGAGAAGCTCGGTTTCTCGCTGCGCGTGACGCAGTTGGGGCACGTCCAGCGCGGCGGTATGCCCGGCGCATTCGACCGCACGTTGGCGACGCGGCTGGGTGCAAAAGCGGTCGCCTGCCTGGACGCGGGCGACAGCGGCGTGATCGCCGTGCAGCGCGCGGGCGAGATCACGACCGTCACGCACGAGGACGCCGTCGGCAAGCCCAAGCCGCTGGATGCGGAGCTGTACGAGCTGGCGCGCGTGCTGGCAAAGTAG